A region from the Aegilops tauschii subsp. strangulata cultivar AL8/78 chromosome 5, Aet v6.0, whole genome shotgun sequence genome encodes:
- the LOC109785173 gene encoding uncharacterized protein encodes MGGVNRRVSIGGATMQASKTDILYTKNVHAAKRSEDIAHLSPGNAKIFAKQSHRMVLYTEDNLSGYNGRGASWIKLAKSSTGKLHFRKMLWYFRVEESKANKGR; translated from the exons ATGGGTGGTGTAAACCGTAGGGTGTCCATTGGTGGAGCCACGATGCAAGCATCCAAAACAGACATATTGTATACGAAGAATGTTCATGCTGCCAAGAGAAGTGAAGACATTGCCCATTTGTCCCCTG GGAATGCCAAGATATTTGCCAAACAAAGCCATAGGATG GTGCTATACACAGAGGACAACCTATCAG GTTACAATGGTCGTGGAGCTTCTTGGATTAAACTTGCAAAGAGTAGTACTGGAAAGCTTCATTTTCGTAAGATGCTCTGGTATTTCCGAGTAGAAGAAAGCAAAGCCAACAAGGGTCGTTAG